In Fusobacterium sp., the following are encoded in one genomic region:
- a CDS encoding BatD family protein has translation MKKLFNLLLFLLISSFTFSEIILDVSNNDPSINEPISLQVKFLDSDKKDYTIDGIENFKIASKGSQSNYSIINGKSTSSKSDIYTIIPLKEGSFTLKVNGKNETSNSININVSKKAKVNVEGKITLQDNLKEKNTFYFGQKIPFEEKLLTTVPLRNLQYIDRPNFGDLSVKDITPANNRGGYTEKYFTDENGKRGLEITLYQALLQANSSGEKLIKGGYVGVTESNPNDNFVFGSTSAPVYLGAKEMDINILPLPAGKPAGFQEIVGELKGDYSWNNDKIKFGESVVLTLKLSGDVNLDMLEKVISNNFSDFNVFESSKESGERIVNGKYYAEKNFEIAFIPKVTGKINIPAIKIPYFDTIDKKYKEFEIPGKMIEVTGSSNGTIVPATTNVPPVGNTPAAVPASPAATEKIDISSIPDSQIEKINTADNKLMIGVIILSLLEAGIIIFLILDRKILKNSSIPKLKQMKKAKDDKEFYNLYCELMKEKFDFSPKAHLEDKLVKSGASEKIIELNREIEKKIYAFEPLDRNEILRTLKKELKG, from the coding sequence ATGAAAAAACTTTTTAATTTACTGCTTTTTTTACTTATCAGCAGTTTTACATTTTCTGAAATAATCTTAGATGTCAGTAACAACGATCCATCTATAAATGAACCTATATCTCTACAGGTAAAATTTTTAGACAGTGACAAAAAAGATTATACAATAGATGGAATAGAAAATTTTAAAATAGCTTCTAAAGGAAGTCAATCAAATTATTCTATAATAAATGGTAAATCTACAAGTTCAAAGTCAGATATATACACTATAATTCCTCTTAAAGAGGGAAGTTTTACTTTAAAAGTAAATGGAAAAAATGAAACTTCAAATTCTATAAATATAAATGTTTCAAAAAAAGCCAAAGTTAATGTTGAAGGAAAAATAACCCTTCAGGATAATTTGAAAGAAAAAAATACTTTTTATTTTGGTCAAAAAATACCATTTGAAGAAAAATTATTGACTACTGTTCCATTGAGAAATCTGCAATATATAGACAGACCAAACTTTGGAGATCTTTCTGTAAAAGATATAACTCCTGCAAACAACAGAGGTGGTTATACTGAAAAATATTTCACTGATGAAAATGGGAAGAGAGGGTTAGAAATAACTCTTTATCAAGCTCTGTTACAGGCTAATTCCTCTGGAGAAAAATTAATAAAGGGTGGATATGTTGGTGTAACTGAAAGTAATCCCAATGACAATTTTGTATTTGGAAGTACTTCTGCACCTGTATATCTAGGTGCCAAAGAAATGGATATTAATATTCTTCCTCTTCCAGCTGGAAAACCAGCAGGTTTTCAAGAAATTGTTGGAGAGTTGAAAGGAGATTATTCTTGGAATAATGACAAAATAAAATTTGGAGAATCTGTAGTTCTTACTTTAAAGCTGTCTGGAGATGTTAATCTGGATATGCTTGAAAAGGTTATTTCTAATAATTTTTCTGATTTTAATGTTTTTGAAAGTTCTAAAGAAAGTGGAGAAAGAATTGTAAATGGAAAATATTATGCAGAAAAAAACTTTGAAATAGCTTTTATTCCTAAAGTAACTGGTAAAATAAATATTCCAGCTATTAAAATTCCATATTTTGATACAATAGATAAAAAATATAAAGAATTTGAAATTCCTGGAAAAATGATAGAGGTAACAGGTTCTTCTAATGGAACAATTGTTCCTGCTACAACTAATGTTCCACCTGTAGGCAATACTCCTGCTGCTGTACCAGCTTCACCAGCAGCAACAGAAAAAATTGATATATCTTCTATTCCAGATTCACAGATAGAAAAAATTAATACAGCAGATAATAAGCTTATGATTGGAGTTATAATTCTTTCATTATTAGAAGCAGGTATTATCATATTTCTTATATTAGATAGAAAAATATTAAAAAATTCTTCTATTCCAAAACTAAAACAAATGAAAAAAGCAAAAGATGATAAAGAATTTTATAATCTTTATTGTGAGCTTATGAAAGAAAAATTTGATTTTAGTCCAAAAGCACATTTAGAAGATAAACTGGTAAAAAGTGGAGCCAGTGAAAAAATAATTGAATTGAATAGAGAAATTGAAAAGAAAATCTATGCTTTTGAACCATTAGATAGAAATGAAATATTGAGAACACTTAAAAAGGAGTTAAAAGGATGA
- a CDS encoding VWA domain-containing protein — protein MFKFASPYFLILIPIILFLFFKKRKSQGIEVPGIEPIKKFKLKTKKYLIGKYFMLFSLIIMTVALARPQLLSENRIVKKDGIDIAISLDLSQSMLQEDFTPNRLEKAKEVLSEFIDKRANDRLSLIVFGGDAYTKVPLTFDHNVIKEMTGKLTVDDITSNTRTAIGMGIGVALNRLKDSEAKSKIIILLTDGENNSGEMSPSAAADIAKELDIKIYTIGIGAKEIKVPSFFGHKTIQNTELDENMLKSIAETTGGEYFRASDSKEFKEIFNKIDTLEKTKIDGRTFYDKHELFENLLKLSLILLVLGIFFEYVFYIRIP, from the coding sequence ATGTTTAAATTTGCATCACCATACTTCCTTATTCTAATACCTATTATCCTTTTTCTTTTTTTCAAAAAAAGAAAAAGTCAAGGAATTGAAGTTCCTGGAATAGAACCGATTAAAAAGTTTAAATTAAAAACCAAAAAATATCTTATTGGAAAATATTTCATGCTTTTTTCATTGATAATAATGACAGTTGCTTTAGCCAGACCTCAGCTATTATCAGAAAATAGAATTGTGAAAAAAGATGGTATTGATATTGCTATCTCCTTAGACCTTTCACAGTCTATGTTACAAGAGGATTTTACTCCAAACCGTCTGGAAAAAGCTAAAGAGGTTCTCAGTGAATTTATAGATAAAAGAGCAAATGATAGATTATCTCTTATTGTATTTGGTGGAGATGCCTATACAAAAGTTCCTCTTACATTTGATCATAATGTAATTAAAGAAATGACAGGAAAACTTACTGTTGATGATATAACAAGTAATACAAGAACTGCTATTGGTATGGGAATCGGAGTTGCTTTGAACAGATTAAAAGACTCTGAAGCAAAATCTAAAATTATAATACTTTTAACTGATGGAGAAAATAACTCTGGAGAAATGAGTCCATCTGCTGCTGCTGATATTGCTAAGGAACTTGATATAAAAATATATACTATTGGTATTGGAGCAAAAGAAATTAAAGTTCCTTCATTTTTTGGACATAAAACAATTCAAAATACAGAACTTGATGAAAATATGTTAAAAAGTATTGCTGAAACTACTGGTGGAGAATATTTCAGAGCCAGTGACAGTAAAGAGTTTAAAGAAATTTTTAATAAAATAGATACCTTGGAAAAAACAAAGATAGATGGAAGGACATTCTATGACAAGCATGAACTTTTTGAAAACTTATTAAAACTTTCTTTGATACTTTTAGTTTTAGGAATATTTTTTGAATATGTTTTCTATATCAGAATACCATAA
- a CDS encoding ROK family transcriptional regulator — translation MKIKDIKKKNISKILNALRKNNNTSKKDLSEIINLSPSTLTEICSDLLEQGIIKELGEVNSDKPGRKKVILSINYDYKKIIGIDIKNNFFSLTLTNLKGDVETQKYFNRDTSEVYIFLNELISETKKFISENSLNKKDLLGIGISIVGAIDFNTGSTMNFIGFWNESVPLKKIIEDKLEIPIYVNNNVKNLAIYQMFLDEELSDFFFLKYGTGVGGSLVIQSELFKKESSLSGEIGHSIINNDENICPICKRKGCFENNYSERAVLEKIERIYSKESTPIIFSLTSGDKSNLSFDIILKAGESGEIAVLKTLQEAADYLAILILNMFTLFYPKKIVLCGNIFKNDVFINYLFGYIHNKQIFDFKKIISVSSISDKEERCAPIFSVLKERFYML, via the coding sequence ATGAAAATAAAAGATATAAAGAAAAAAAATATTTCTAAAATCTTAAATGCATTAAGAAAAAACAACAATACATCTAAAAAAGACCTTTCAGAAATTATAAATCTTTCACCAAGTACACTTACAGAAATATGTTCTGATTTGCTGGAGCAGGGGATAATAAAAGAGCTCGGAGAGGTAAATAGTGATAAGCCAGGAAGAAAAAAAGTAATTTTGTCTATAAATTATGATTATAAAAAAATAATAGGAATAGATATAAAAAATAATTTTTTCTCACTTACTCTTACTAATTTAAAAGGAGATGTAGAGACTCAAAAATATTTTAACAGAGATACTTCAGAAGTATATATTTTTTTAAATGAACTCATAAGTGAGACAAAAAAATTTATATCTGAGAATAGTCTAAATAAGAAAGATTTGCTGGGAATAGGAATAAGTATAGTGGGAGCTATTGATTTTAATACTGGTTCTACTATGAATTTTATTGGATTTTGGAATGAATCTGTACCTTTAAAAAAAATAATAGAGGATAAATTAGAGATTCCAATTTATGTAAATAATAATGTAAAAAATTTAGCTATTTATCAAATGTTTTTAGATGAAGAACTTTCTGATTTCTTTTTTCTAAAATATGGAACAGGAGTAGGAGGAAGTCTGGTTATTCAAAGTGAACTTTTTAAAAAAGAATCTTCACTGAGTGGTGAGATAGGACATTCAATAATCAATAATGATGAAAATATATGTCCTATATGTAAAAGAAAAGGCTGCTTTGAAAATAATTACTCAGAAAGGGCTGTTCTTGAAAAAATTGAAAGAATATATTCTAAGGAAAGTACTCCAATTATATTTTCTCTGACTTCTGGAGATAAGAGTAATCTTTCTTTTGATATTATACTTAAAGCAGGAGAGTCAGGAGAAATAGCTGTGCTTAAAACTCTTCAGGAGGCAGCAGACTATCTGGCAATTTTAATTCTGAATATGTTTACTCTATTTTATCCTAAAAAAATAGTTCTATGTGGTAATATCTTTAAAAATGATGTATTTATCAATTATCTTTTTGGATATATTCACAACAAGCAAATATTTGATTTTAAAAAAATAATATCTGTGAGCAGTATTTCTGATAAAGAGGAAAGATGTGCTCCAATATTTTCAGTATTAAAAGAGAGATTTTATATGCTATAA
- a CDS encoding DUF4250 domain-containing protein, whose translation MKYNYLTMDINIAYSMLNMKLRDFYSSIEDLCEDEGVDKEALISRFKDNGFIYNNSTNQFTNI comes from the coding sequence ATGAAATATAATTATCTGACAATGGATATAAATATTGCTTATAGTATGTTGAATATGAAATTAAGAGATTTTTATTCATCCATTGAAGATCTTTGTGAAGATGAAGGAGTGGATAAAGAAGCTCTTATCTCTCGTTTTAAAGATAATGGATTTATTTATAATAATTCTACAAATCAATTTACAAATATATAA
- a CDS encoding vWA domain-containing protein, translated as MEFGNINYIVYIIVPALILFFMIIGMSKRNRILDILKLKKYNFVQIIKIIFMTLGAIMVVIALLSPQKLLDEDTVEVKGLNIYALIDTSRSMMTEDVYPNRLEAAKRTLENLLQGLKGDRIGFIPFSDSAYIQMPLTDDYSIGKNYINALDTNLISGGGTELYQALELAEKSFKEINSDNKTIIVLSDGGDFDEKSLKFVKDNKMNVFSIGIGTEEGTIIPEYINGKKLGFIKDQYGSAVVSKLNSDFLKKLSSESDGKYYEVNNLKDDTANFFRDTINLERKNQRNESMKIYKRYFQIPLSIGMLLILLGYFIRGGAKDEE; from the coding sequence TTGGAATTTGGAAATATAAATTATATTGTATATATAATAGTTCCTGCACTCATTCTCTTCTTTATGATAATTGGTATGAGTAAAAGAAACAGGATACTTGATATACTCAAATTAAAAAAATACAATTTTGTGCAAATAATTAAAATTATATTTATGACTCTTGGTGCCATTATGGTAGTTATAGCTCTATTATCTCCTCAAAAACTTTTAGATGAAGATACTGTTGAAGTTAAGGGATTAAATATATATGCTCTTATTGACACATCAAGATCTATGATGACTGAAGATGTCTATCCCAATAGACTGGAAGCAGCAAAAAGAACTTTAGAAAATCTTCTTCAAGGTTTAAAAGGAGATAGAATTGGATTTATTCCCTTCTCTGATAGTGCATACATCCAAATGCCCCTTACTGATGATTATTCCATTGGTAAAAATTATATTAACGCTTTAGACACTAATTTAATTTCTGGTGGTGGAACTGAACTCTACCAAGCCTTAGAGCTTGCTGAAAAATCTTTTAAAGAAATTAACAGTGACAATAAAACTATAATTGTTCTTTCAGATGGTGGAGATTTTGATGAAAAATCTTTAAAATTTGTAAAAGATAATAAAATGAATGTTTTCTCAATAGGTATTGGTACTGAAGAAGGAACTATAATTCCAGAATATATTAATGGTAAAAAACTTGGGTTTATAAAAGATCAATATGGCTCTGCTGTTGTGAGTAAACTTAACTCTGACTTTTTAAAGAAACTTTCTTCAGAAAGTGATGGAAAATACTATGAAGTAAATAACCTTAAAGATGACACTGCTAATTTCTTTAGGGATACTATTAATTTAGAAAGAAAAAATCAAAGGAATGAAAGTATGAAAATATATAAAAGATATTTTCAAATACCTTTAAGCATTGGAATGCTTCTTATTCTTCTTGGTTACTTCATAAGAGGAGGGGCAAAAGATGAAGAATAA
- the codA gene encoding cytosine deaminase, with protein MLIKNIFIENRKTASDIRIEDGIFKTIAPSLEALPGEEIIDCTGKSAFPPFIESHVHLDTCLTAGDPVWNMSGTLFEGIECWSKRKEKLNKEDVKDRARRAIKMQASNGIQHVRTHVDVTDPTLVAMEGMLELKDELKDFVNIQIVAFPQEGILSYPNGKQLLENAVKMGADCVGAIPHFEFTREYAVESVNFCMELAEKYGRLVDVHCDEIDDEQSKGLEVLACRALESGMKDMVTASHTTAMHSYNNAYCSKLFRLLGMSDINFVCNPLVNTHLQGRFDTYPKRRGVTRVKELLANGNNVSMGHDDIFDPWYPLGDGNMMTVVHMGLHVCQMMGYEEILNSYKLITHNAARTLHLGSSYGIKEGNPASFIILNNDNFYNILNKQNEVLYSFNCGRIIASAVPAVKKILF; from the coding sequence GTGCTTATCAAAAATATATTTATTGAAAATAGAAAAACTGCTTCTGATATCCGTATAGAAGATGGAATATTTAAAACTATTGCTCCATCTCTTGAAGCTCTTCCAGGAGAAGAGATTATAGATTGCACAGGTAAATCAGCTTTTCCTCCATTTATAGAAAGTCATGTACATCTTGATACATGTCTTACAGCTGGAGACCCTGTATGGAATATGTCTGGAACTTTATTTGAAGGAATTGAATGTTGGTCTAAGAGAAAAGAAAAACTAAATAAAGAAGATGTAAAAGATCGTGCTCGTCGTGCTATAAAAATGCAGGCTTCTAATGGTATCCAGCATGTACGTACTCATGTAGATGTTACTGATCCCACTCTTGTTGCAATGGAGGGAATGCTGGAACTCAAGGATGAATTAAAAGATTTTGTAAATATACAAATAGTTGCATTTCCTCAAGAGGGCATATTAAGCTATCCCAATGGAAAGCAACTTTTAGAAAATGCTGTAAAAATGGGAGCTGATTGCGTAGGAGCTATTCCTCATTTTGAATTTACTCGTGAATATGCTGTTGAAAGTGTAAATTTCTGTATGGAACTTGCTGAAAAATATGGACGTTTAGTTGATGTACATTGTGATGAAATAGATGATGAACAATCAAAAGGGTTGGAAGTGTTAGCCTGTCGTGCTCTTGAAAGCGGCATGAAAGATATGGTAACTGCCAGTCACACTACTGCTATGCACAGCTATAACAATGCTTACTGCAGTAAATTATTCCGCCTTTTAGGAATGAGTGATATTAATTTTGTATGCAATCCTCTTGTTAATACACACCTTCAAGGAAGATTTGATACTTATCCAAAACGTCGTGGTGTTACTCGTGTAAAAGAACTTCTTGCCAATGGAAATAATGTTTCTATGGGACATGATGATATATTTGACCCTTGGTATCCTCTTGGAGATGGAAATATGATGACTGTAGTACATATGGGACTTCATGTGTGTCAAATGATGGGATATGAAGAAATTCTCAACAGTTATAAACTTATTACTCATAATGCAGCTCGTACTCTTCATTTAGGAAGCTCTTATGGTATTAAGGAAGGAAATCCTGCTAGCTTTATAATACTAAACAACGATAACTTCTACAATATATTAAATAAACAAAATGAAGTATTGTACAGTTTTAATTGTGGAAGAATTATAGCCTCTGCTGTTCCTGCTGTAAAAAAAATATTATTCTAA
- a CDS encoding MoxR family ATPase: MENLKEQIKIERENILSLKKEIEKKIIGQEDMVRKILIGILTGNHILLEGLPGLAKSLTVNTLAQTLGLKFARIQFTPDLLPSDIIGTEIYNEKTGDFYTKKGPIFANIILADEINRAPAKVQSALLEAMQEKQITIASETFKLDRPFIVLATQNPIEQDGTYPLPEAQQDRFLMKVKIEYPTKAEEKDMLKLLTSVTDFDSIQIDEILNKEKIEKIKQIIREIHIDEKLMDYILDIVFKTRETNNYIACGASPRASIALVVSAKANAFLEGRDHVIPQDIKRVIFDVLRHRMILTYEAEAEGKKVEDIITDILEIVELP; encoded by the coding sequence ATGGAAAATCTAAAAGAACAAATCAAAATTGAAAGAGAGAATATTCTTTCTTTGAAAAAGGAAATTGAAAAAAAAATAATTGGTCAAGAGGATATGGTAAGAAAAATCCTTATTGGTATTCTTACTGGTAACCACATCCTTTTAGAAGGACTTCCAGGATTGGCAAAATCTTTAACTGTAAATACTTTAGCTCAAACATTAGGTTTAAAATTTGCAAGAATACAGTTCACTCCTGATTTACTTCCCAGTGATATCATAGGTACTGAAATATACAATGAAAAAACTGGTGATTTTTATACTAAAAAAGGCCCTATTTTTGCTAATATAATACTTGCAGATGAAATCAATAGAGCACCTGCTAAAGTACAGTCAGCATTGCTTGAAGCTATGCAGGAAAAACAAATTACAATAGCTAGTGAAACTTTTAAACTGGATAGACCTTTTATTGTACTTGCTACACAAAACCCTATTGAGCAAGATGGTACTTATCCTTTACCAGAAGCACAACAGGATAGATTCTTAATGAAAGTAAAAATTGAATATCCTACAAAAGCTGAAGAAAAGGATATGCTTAAACTTCTCACTTCTGTAACTGATTTTGATTCTATTCAAATAGATGAAATATTAAACAAAGAAAAAATAGAAAAAATCAAACAGATTATAAGAGAAATTCATATAGATGAAAAGCTTATGGACTATATTCTTGATATAGTATTTAAAACAAGAGAAACTAATAATTATATTGCTTGTGGAGCATCACCAAGAGCTTCAATAGCACTTGTTGTATCTGCTAAAGCAAATGCTTTTTTAGAAGGAAGAGATCATGTCATTCCTCAAGATATAAAAAGAGTTATTTTTGATGTACTTCGTCATAGAATGATTCTTACATATGAGGCAGAAGCTGAAGGAAAAAAAGTAGAAGATATTATCACTGATATACTTGAAATAGTTGAGCTGCCATAG
- a CDS encoding DUF58 domain-containing protein, protein MNRAEILKKIKKIEIASSILADELFAGKYRSYFKGNGMEFSDIRRYTPGDDVKKIDWKVSARQRKTYVKEFTEERELAIFFLIDISKSNSFYAKKDLLCQLVGSLAFSANKNSDKVGAVLFTDKIEKFIPLKKGRNHSLVILDNLLSFEPQGKRTDISKALDFLNKIAKRRAIVFLISDFIDSGYEKSMAVTAQKHDLIPIRIADRKYEVLPKGAIFNMIDSETGEETVIENFNKDITLNEDIPKNILNLYTDEDYVVTLSNFFKRRRAL, encoded by the coding sequence ATGAACAGAGCAGAAATTCTTAAAAAAATAAAAAAGATAGAAATAGCTTCTTCCATACTTGCTGATGAATTATTTGCAGGAAAATATCGTTCATATTTCAAAGGAAATGGAATGGAATTCTCTGACATAAGAAGATACACTCCTGGAGATGATGTTAAGAAAATAGATTGGAAAGTAAGTGCAAGACAAAGAAAAACTTATGTAAAAGAGTTTACTGAAGAAAGAGAACTTGCTATATTTTTTCTTATTGATATTTCCAAATCAAACAGTTTTTATGCTAAAAAAGATCTATTATGTCAATTAGTAGGAAGCCTTGCATTCAGTGCTAATAAAAATAGTGACAAAGTAGGAGCCGTTTTATTTACAGATAAAATAGAAAAATTTATTCCACTAAAAAAAGGAAGAAATCATTCTCTTGTTATATTAGATAATTTATTAAGTTTTGAACCACAAGGTAAAAGAACAGATATATCCAAAGCACTTGATTTTCTAAACAAAATAGCAAAAAGAAGGGCTATTGTATTTTTAATCTCTGATTTTATAGATAGTGGTTATGAAAAATCTATGGCTGTTACAGCACAAAAACATGACCTTATTCCTATAAGGATTGCAGACAGAAAATATGAAGTACTTCCAAAAGGTGCTATATTTAATATGATAGATTCTGAAACAGGAGAAGAAACAGTAATAGAAAATTTTAATAAGGATATTACACTCAATGAAGATATTCCTAAAAATATACTCAATCTTTATACTGATGAGGATTATGTTGTTACTCTTTCTAATTTTTTTAAAAGAAGGAGGGCATTATGA
- a CDS encoding GNAT family N-acetyltransferase, translating to MKAVFGEKRDFESWVELVKLVSGNFPGLDLKCYKDILIEKIEKKETLVVKNREKVIGALAFSYEEKELSFLAVHTEYRQKNVGTELIKKFISLFETGTKLSVITYRDGDIKGEGARKLYKKAGFSEGNLITVFDYPSQEFIYTVK from the coding sequence ATGAAAGCTGTATTTGGAGAAAAGAGAGATTTTGAAAGTTGGGTAGAACTTGTTAAACTTGTAAGTGGCAATTTTCCTGGATTAGATTTGAAGTGCTATAAAGATATATTAATTGAGAAAATAGAAAAAAAAGAAACCCTAGTAGTTAAGAATAGAGAAAAAGTCATAGGAGCTTTAGCTTTTTCATATGAAGAAAAAGAACTCAGTTTTTTAGCAGTACATACTGAGTATAGACAGAAAAATGTTGGAACAGAACTTATAAAAAAATTTATTTCTTTATTTGAGACAGGAACAAAGTTGTCTGTGATTACTTATCGAGATGGAGATATAAAAGGAGAAGGAGCTAGAAAATTATATAAAAAGGCTGGTTTTTCAGAAGGAAATCTTATAACAGTGTTTGACTATCCAAGTCAGGAGTTTATTTATACTGTGAAATAA
- the codB gene encoding cytosine permease, translated as MSNLNSQTNIEKDSEYSLSAVPFSKKTQGLWTAMVVLVGFTFFTPSMTAGGNLGIGLNMANFFSAMIIGNAFLGIYCGTLGYIGQKTGLTLDLLGHHSFGTTGSFLPSALISFTQIGWFGVGVAMFAIPVSGLTGIPVWILIVITGIVMTLTAYYGIKALAVLGSIAVPLIAVLGIFSLNWGITKVGGFMNIFSEIPETPLNLATGIAIVVGSFISGGTATPNFTRFSKTAKIAVMATVVAFFIGNSIMMIFGAVGGAVTGVADIFDILILQGLAIPAVITLGLNIWTTNNNALYTAGLGVSNITKIPMKPMVLLGGIVGTVTAVWLYYNFVGFLNLLSGMIPPVGAVIILHYFTHKSEYENKNYKYKDFNFSGIFAVIVGALIGIFIPWGIKPLNSLVTAGIVFIILDNLLDKNKK; from the coding sequence ATGAGTAATTTAAACAGTCAAACAAACATTGAAAAGGATTCTGAATATTCTCTTTCTGCTGTACCCTTTTCAAAAAAAACACAGGGTTTATGGACAGCAATGGTAGTCCTTGTAGGATTTACATTCTTTACACCAAGTATGACTGCTGGCGGTAATCTTGGTATTGGTTTGAATATGGCAAATTTCTTTTCCGCTATGATTATTGGAAATGCATTTCTTGGGATATATTGTGGAACTTTAGGATATATTGGACAAAAAACTGGACTCACTCTTGATCTTCTTGGACACCATTCTTTTGGTACAACTGGTTCTTTTTTGCCTTCTGCACTTATAAGTTTTACACAAATAGGTTGGTTTGGAGTAGGAGTTGCAATGTTTGCCATTCCTGTATCTGGTCTCACTGGAATTCCTGTATGGATTCTTATTGTTATTACTGGTATTGTAATGACTCTTACTGCATATTATGGAATAAAAGCTTTAGCTGTCTTAGGTTCTATTGCTGTTCCTCTGATTGCTGTACTAGGAATATTTTCACTAAATTGGGGAATAACAAAAGTTGGTGGATTTATGAATATATTTTCAGAAATTCCTGAAACACCATTAAATCTTGCTACTGGTATAGCTATTGTTGTTGGTTCTTTTATTTCAGGTGGAACTGCAACACCTAATTTTACACGTTTTTCTAAAACTGCAAAAATAGCTGTTATGGCTACTGTAGTTGCTTTCTTTATTGGAAACTCCATTATGATGATATTTGGAGCTGTTGGAGGAGCTGTTACTGGAGTTGCTGATATCTTTGATATACTTATTCTTCAAGGTCTTGCAATCCCTGCTGTTATAACTTTGGGACTTAACATTTGGACTACTAATAATAATGCTCTTTATACTGCTGGACTTGGAGTTTCAAATATTACTAAAATACCTATGAAACCAATGGTCCTTTTAGGAGGAATAGTAGGAACTGTCACTGCTGTGTGGCTATATTATAACTTTGTTGGATTTCTTAATCTGTTAAGTGGTATGATTCCTCCTGTAGGTGCTGTTATCATTCTTCATTATTTTACTCACAAATCTGAATATGAAAACAAAAATTATAAATATAAAGACTTTAACTTTTCTGGTATTTTTGCTGTTATAGTTGGTGCATTAATTGGTATATTTATTCCTTGGGGAATAAAACCTTTAAATTCTCTTGTAACTGCTGGTATAGTGTTTATAATTCTTGATAATTTGCTTGATAAAAATAAAAAATAA